One genomic window of Cellulophaga sp. Hel_I_12 includes the following:
- a CDS encoding response regulator — MNILFIEDDMIESMKFQRTLSKIASRHTIIEAKNGEQAIDALKNSESLPDIILLDLNMPRMSGIEFLQILKADEQYKYIPTIILTTSENRADLLECYRIGIAGYVIKPLKYEDYEQKLTAVLAYWQTNELVKA; from the coding sequence ATGAATATACTATTTATCGAAGACGATATGATTGAAAGTATGAAGTTTCAAAGAACACTTTCAAAAATAGCATCCAGGCATACGATTATCGAAGCTAAAAATGGGGAACAAGCCATTGATGCCCTTAAAAATAGTGAATCATTGCCTGATATTATTCTTTTAGATTTGAACATGCCACGAATGAGTGGTATCGAATTTTTACAAATTTTAAAGGCTGACGAACAGTACAAATATATTCCTACAATTATTCTTACCACTTCTGAGAATAGAGCTGATTTATTAGAATGTTATCGAATTGGCATCGCTGGATACGTCATTAAACCACTAAAATACGAAGATTACGAACAAAAGTTAACTGCAGTTTTAGCGTACTGGCAAACAAATGAGCTAGTGAAGGCATAG